The Polyangium spumosum genome includes a window with the following:
- a CDS encoding S41 family peptidase has translation MNEAPSGSASPPKVGKKTGRRVFRWLGIGLSSILLGLLGWDVITFDRGTWLRDFEALEVTMAREYANLDWMVERRGVDPVKLDRDTRAALDGAFTRVQAFLALRRFVRAFQDPHFKLTRGRGPSPAPPPAAEAPEPPSPPVASCASAGYEARAVDFRFPFKKMKGFALVHEAPFPAGVTGELGVIRIAHFGEDRYLATCEQAFSAGMDERALKLAVRAKLQEALLAAIGSLRDRGAKRLLVDLTGNGGGTEWVSEAVPLFTERTLHRKEARIVSPTCDRAPLWRGEKVCSIFSDTPETTTLEGRGAWKGPLFVLTDRGTGSASEDFVAWFKDNGAATILGARTAGAGCGYVNGGGRFALREIGFDVHMPNCARFRADGTNEVEGITPDISLPLDEADEKKMTALEAALAAPRP, from the coding sequence ATGAACGAAGCTCCGAGCGGAAGCGCATCGCCGCCGAAGGTGGGAAAAAAGACGGGCCGGAGGGTTTTTCGCTGGCTCGGGATCGGATTGTCTTCGATCTTGCTCGGGCTCCTCGGCTGGGACGTGATCACGTTCGACCGCGGCACGTGGCTGCGTGATTTCGAGGCGCTCGAGGTCACGATGGCCAGGGAGTACGCGAACCTCGACTGGATGGTCGAGCGTCGCGGGGTCGATCCCGTGAAGCTCGATCGCGATACGCGCGCCGCGCTCGACGGCGCGTTCACGCGGGTGCAGGCCTTCCTCGCCCTCCGCCGGTTCGTCCGCGCCTTTCAGGATCCGCATTTCAAGCTGACGAGGGGCAGAGGCCCGAGCCCTGCACCTCCCCCTGCTGCCGAGGCGCCCGAGCCGCCCTCGCCGCCCGTCGCGAGCTGCGCGTCGGCGGGATACGAGGCGCGCGCCGTCGATTTCCGTTTTCCTTTCAAGAAAATGAAGGGGTTTGCCCTTGTACATGAGGCCCCATTCCCGGCCGGCGTGACCGGCGAGCTCGGGGTGATCCGAATCGCCCATTTCGGGGAAGACAGATACCTGGCGACCTGCGAGCAGGCATTCTCCGCGGGAATGGACGAGCGGGCCTTGAAGCTCGCGGTCCGCGCGAAGCTCCAGGAGGCGCTGCTGGCGGCGATCGGGTCGCTGCGTGATCGCGGGGCGAAGCGCCTGCTCGTCGATCTCACGGGCAATGGCGGCGGCACCGAGTGGGTCTCGGAGGCCGTCCCCCTGTTCACCGAGCGCACCCTGCATCGCAAAGAGGCGCGAATCGTCTCGCCGACCTGCGATCGAGCGCCCCTGTGGAGAGGCGAGAAGGTCTGCTCGATTTTCAGCGACACGCCGGAGACGACGACCCTCGAAGGCAGGGGCGCCTGGAAGGGTCCGCTGTTCGTCCTGACAGACCGTGGCACGGGCTCGGCCTCCGAGGATTTCGTCGCCTGGTTCAAGGACAACGGCGCGGCCACGATCCTCGGCGCTCGCACGGCCGGCGCGGGGTGCGGGTACGTCAATGGCGGGGGACGGTTCGCCCTGCGAGAGATCGGCTTCGACGTGCACATGCCGAACTGCGCGCGTTTCCGCGCCGACGGGACGAACGAGGTGGAGGGCATCACGCCGGACATCTCCCTCCCGCTCGACGAGGCCGACGAGAAAAAGATGACCGCGCTCGAGGCCGCGCTCGCCGCGCCGCGGCCCTGA
- a CDS encoding alpha/beta hydrolase family protein, giving the protein MRLASLPLAVSLLCACGSAPPAPSLASRPAATRGTPAAAPARPRLPKKDVPLAFDRGLWRLEGTLTLPAREEGERVPAVVIVHGSGPMSRDGVMRGQIGLGFGFEIPVYQRLAEALADRGYAVYRYDKRTCGQFNACADTGFTSLPYALLEVEFATTEYVRDAEAALDAVAARPEIDRERLFFAGHSEGGELVPVLLSDRPEVRAGIMLAPPFHTMAVVLEQQSERVRWSFTMAGQPERAEAEARELHAAAQALRHIERGTHLGAPILGQPPGLWESWIDLARQAPEIAENLDRPLLVLGGSYDYNVVPSEIETWAKWLDGSSRAPHRVRVLDCVTHALNCITQPDATRITQDDIGRDISPAVVAEVSRFLDAHASRARLTEAGR; this is encoded by the coding sequence ATGCGCCTCGCCTCGCTGCCGCTCGCCGTGTCGCTCCTTTGCGCCTGCGGCTCGGCGCCACCCGCGCCATCCCTCGCGAGCCGCCCCGCGGCCACGCGAGGCACGCCCGCCGCAGCGCCCGCCCGGCCGCGCCTGCCCAAAAAAGACGTGCCCCTCGCCTTCGATCGTGGCCTCTGGCGCCTCGAAGGCACGTTGACGCTCCCCGCGCGCGAGGAGGGCGAACGTGTGCCCGCCGTGGTCATCGTGCATGGCAGCGGCCCCATGTCGCGCGACGGCGTGATGCGTGGACAGATTGGCCTCGGCTTCGGCTTCGAGATCCCCGTCTACCAGCGCCTCGCCGAGGCGCTCGCCGACCGCGGATACGCTGTGTATCGTTACGACAAACGCACGTGCGGCCAGTTCAACGCGTGCGCCGACACCGGCTTCACCTCCCTCCCGTACGCCCTGCTCGAGGTGGAGTTCGCCACGACCGAATACGTGCGCGACGCCGAGGCCGCGCTCGACGCGGTGGCGGCCCGCCCCGAGATCGATCGTGAACGCCTGTTTTTCGCGGGGCACAGCGAAGGCGGGGAGCTCGTCCCCGTGCTGCTCTCGGACCGCCCCGAGGTGCGCGCGGGCATCATGCTGGCGCCGCCATTTCACACGATGGCCGTCGTGCTGGAGCAGCAAAGCGAGCGCGTCCGCTGGTCGTTCACCATGGCCGGGCAGCCGGAGCGCGCCGAGGCGGAGGCGCGGGAGCTTCATGCCGCCGCGCAGGCGCTGCGTCACATCGAACGCGGCACGCATCTCGGCGCGCCCATCCTCGGGCAGCCGCCAGGGCTCTGGGAGTCGTGGATCGACCTCGCCCGGCAGGCGCCCGAGATCGCCGAAAACCTCGATCGGCCGCTGCTCGTGCTCGGCGGGAGCTACGATTACAACGTCGTCCCCTCGGAGATCGAGACCTGGGCGAAATGGCTCGACGGCTCGTCACGCGCGCCGCACCGGGTGCGCGTGCTCGATTGCGTCACGCACGCCTTGAACTGCATCACCCAGCCGGACGCCACGCGGATC
- the map gene encoding type I methionyl aminopeptidase produces the protein MATIEIHTLRAVEALRHAGRAAAATLATVAARLAPGVRADQIDQWVREDTARRGGRPSQLNYHGFPASVCVSRNHVVCHGIPTAKEVLADGDIVNVDVTTELGGYHGDTSATFIVGRSSPEARHVVDVARRCRDAGIAQVRDGARLGDIGAAIEELARKEGCSVVREYGGHGIGRVMHAAPHVSHVGRRGTGPRLRAGMVFTIEPMVNLGGAAVRLLDDGWTVVTEDGSLSAQFEHTVVVTRNGCEILTPEPEVAMAVAL, from the coding sequence ATGGCGACCATCGAGATTCATACGCTCCGCGCGGTCGAGGCCCTGCGCCACGCAGGCCGCGCCGCCGCCGCGACCCTCGCCACCGTGGCGGCGCGCCTCGCCCCCGGCGTGCGCGCCGACCAGATCGATCAATGGGTACGAGAGGACACCGCGCGCCGCGGCGGGCGCCCGAGCCAGCTCAACTACCACGGCTTCCCCGCCTCGGTATGCGTCAGCCGCAACCACGTGGTTTGTCACGGTATACCCACCGCAAAGGAGGTCCTCGCCGACGGCGACATCGTCAATGTCGACGTGACCACCGAGCTCGGCGGATATCACGGCGACACGTCGGCGACCTTCATCGTGGGCCGCTCCTCGCCGGAGGCGAGGCACGTCGTCGACGTCGCGCGCCGCTGCCGCGACGCCGGGATCGCCCAGGTCCGCGACGGCGCGCGGCTCGGCGATATCGGCGCGGCGATCGAGGAGCTGGCGCGCAAGGAGGGGTGCTCCGTGGTGCGCGAATACGGCGGCCACGGCATCGGCCGCGTGATGCACGCCGCCCCGCACGTGAGCCACGTCGGCAGGCGCGGCACGGGCCCGCGGCTCCGCGCGGGAATGGTCTTCACGATCGAGCCGATGGTCAACCTCGGGGGCGCGGCGGTCCGGCTGCTCGACGACGGCTGGACCGTGGTCACCGAGGACGGCTCCCTCTCGGCGCAGTTCGAGCACACGGTGGTGGTCACGCGGAATGGATGCGAGATCCTCACGCCCGAGCCCGAGGTGGCCATGGCCGTGGCGCTCTAG
- a CDS encoding LysR family transcriptional regulator, with translation MSLAQLKYFVAVAEEGNVTRAATRLRIAQPPLTRQIRSLEEELGVPLFERTARGVRLLPSGETMLTHARAILAQVDAAVTAVQAGAPAEAGAPVVTRPR, from the coding sequence ATGAGCCTGGCGCAGCTCAAGTACTTCGTGGCGGTGGCCGAGGAAGGCAACGTGACCCGCGCGGCGACGCGTCTCCGGATCGCGCAGCCGCCCTTGACCCGGCAGATCCGTAGCCTGGAGGAGGAGCTCGGCGTCCCGCTCTTCGAGCGGACGGCGCGTGGGGTGCGCCTCTTGCCGTCGGGCGAGACGATGCTCACGCACGCGCGCGCGATCCTGGCGCAGGTCGACGCGGCCGTGACGGCCGTGCAGGCGGGCGCTCCGGCGGAGGCAGGAGCGCCCGTCGTGACACGGCCGCGCTGA
- a CDS encoding catalase yields the protein MAHTKTTSIDEQAKIRDLEAERKDPAGTHLTTDQGIRIDDTDNSLKVGARGPTLLEDFHLREKLTRFDHERIPERVVHARGSAAHGYFQVYASLKDLTRARFLQDPAVKTPVFVRFSTVVGSRGSADTVRDVRGFAVKFYTEEGNFDLVGNNIPVFFIQDGIKFPDLVHAVKPEPDREIPQAASAHDTFWDFASLVPEITHMLMWVLSDRAIPRSFRMMEGFGVHTFRLVDEAGKSRFVKFHWKPLLGVHSLVWDEAQKIAGQDPDYHRRDLWNAIEKGAYPEYELGLQVIEEDEADDFDFDLLDPTKIVPEELVPVRRVGKLVLNRNPDNFFAETEQVAFCVQNVVPGVDFTDDPLMHARLFSYLDTQLTRLGGPNFAQIPINRPVARVDNHQKDGFHQHRIPTGRAHYTPNSLGGGCPMVAGPGAGAFTHYPEKLSGVKQRARSESFGDHFSQATLFWKSISTPEKEHLVKAAIFELGKVESKVIRERMVEQFTRVDTAFGQAVAAGLGITGHAGLGAAVKRAAHAAAQKITTKRSVSESPALSMENTVKSSIRTRRVAVLAEKGVSLAELSAVKSALVAEGAEVHVISSTLGTIEAAEGSDVEVDQASIHVGSVLYDAVFVPGGAASVEAMKKLGDPIHFVNEAFRHNKPIGATGEGVELLLASHIKGVTVASAGAAGQTFSAEGVVTVRGAKDLAVFIQDFIKAIAQHRHWSRAEKESVPA from the coding sequence ATGGCGCATACCAAGACAACCTCGATCGACGAGCAGGCGAAGATCCGCGACCTGGAGGCCGAACGCAAGGATCCGGCCGGTACGCACCTGACAACCGACCAGGGGATCCGGATCGACGACACGGACAACTCGCTGAAGGTCGGCGCCCGCGGGCCCACGTTGCTCGAGGACTTCCATCTTCGCGAGAAGCTCACCCGATTCGATCACGAGCGGATCCCCGAGCGCGTGGTCCACGCCCGCGGCTCGGCGGCGCACGGGTATTTCCAGGTCTACGCGTCGCTGAAGGACCTCACCCGCGCACGATTCCTCCAGGATCCCGCCGTGAAGACCCCGGTCTTCGTGCGTTTCTCGACGGTCGTCGGCTCCCGCGGCTCCGCCGATACGGTGCGCGACGTGCGGGGCTTCGCGGTCAAGTTCTACACGGAGGAGGGCAATTTCGACCTCGTAGGCAACAACATCCCCGTCTTCTTCATCCAGGATGGAATCAAGTTCCCGGACCTGGTGCACGCGGTCAAACCCGAGCCGGACCGCGAGATCCCCCAGGCCGCGTCGGCGCACGATACCTTCTGGGATTTCGCGTCGCTCGTCCCCGAGATCACGCACATGCTCATGTGGGTCCTCTCGGACCGCGCGATCCCGCGCAGCTTCCGCATGATGGAGGGCTTCGGCGTCCACACGTTCCGGCTCGTCGACGAGGCAGGCAAATCACGCTTCGTCAAGTTCCACTGGAAGCCGCTCCTCGGCGTGCATTCGCTCGTCTGGGACGAGGCCCAGAAGATCGCCGGGCAGGACCCGGACTACCACCGGCGTGATCTCTGGAATGCGATCGAGAAGGGCGCATATCCCGAGTACGAGCTCGGCCTGCAGGTCATCGAGGAGGACGAGGCGGACGATTTCGATTTCGACCTGCTCGACCCGACGAAGATCGTCCCCGAGGAGCTCGTGCCCGTGCGGCGCGTGGGGAAGCTCGTGCTGAACAGAAACCCCGACAACTTCTTCGCCGAGACGGAGCAGGTCGCGTTTTGCGTGCAGAACGTCGTCCCGGGGGTCGATTTCACCGACGATCCGCTGATGCACGCGCGCCTCTTCTCGTACCTCGACACGCAGCTCACCCGGCTCGGAGGGCCGAACTTCGCGCAGATCCCGATCAACCGGCCCGTCGCCCGGGTGGACAACCACCAGAAAGACGGCTTCCACCAGCACCGGATCCCCACGGGGCGCGCGCATTACACGCCGAATTCGCTCGGCGGCGGCTGCCCGATGGTCGCGGGCCCCGGCGCGGGCGCGTTCACGCATTACCCCGAAAAACTCTCTGGGGTGAAGCAACGCGCCCGGAGCGAGAGCTTCGGCGACCATTTCAGCCAGGCGACGCTCTTCTGGAAGAGCATCTCCACGCCCGAGAAGGAGCACCTCGTGAAGGCGGCCATCTTCGAACTCGGCAAGGTGGAGAGCAAGGTGATCCGCGAGCGAATGGTGGAGCAATTCACGCGCGTGGACACCGCTTTCGGCCAGGCCGTGGCCGCGGGGCTCGGGATCACGGGGCACGCGGGCCTCGGGGCGGCCGTGAAGAGGGCGGCGCACGCCGCGGCGCAGAAGATCACGACGAAGCGCTCCGTGTCCGAATCGCCCGCGCTCAGCATGGAGAACACCGTGAAGAGCTCGATTCGTACCCGCCGCGTCGCCGTCCTCGCGGAGAAAGGCGTGAGCCTCGCGGAGCTCTCGGCGGTGAAGAGCGCGCTCGTCGCGGAAGGGGCCGAGGTGCACGTGATCTCGTCGACGCTCGGCACGATCGAGGCCGCGGAGGGAAGCGACGTCGAGGTTGATCAGGCGAGCATCCACGTCGGATCCGTCCTTTACGACGCGGTCTTCGTGCCCGGCGGAGCGGCGAGCGTCGAGGCGATGAAGAAGCTCGGGGATCCGATCCATTTCGTCAACGAGGCCTTCCGGCACAACAAGCCCATCGGCGCGACGGGCGAGGGCGTGGAGCTCTTGCTCGCCTCGCACATCAAGGGCGTCACGGTGGCGAGCGCTGGAGCGGCGGGACAAACCTTCAGCGCCGAGGGCGTGGTCACGGTGCGCGGCGCCAAGGATCTCGCAGTCTTCATCCAGGACTTCATCAAGGCGATCGCGCAGCACCGGCACTGGAGCCGCGCCGAGAAGGAGTCCGTGCCGGCCTGA
- a CDS encoding glutathione S-transferase family protein yields MAITFYYSPYSSAVRTHWALEELGIPYEGIRLDLKAGDQKKPELLKLNPNGKVPTLVVDDVPYFESAAINILLGEKYGVDKGLWPKAGTPAHGRAMSWTVWAAASLLSAGTRVMYNTSPEAPEEQKNAAQGEAARKEFDGLLDLLDAELKDKPYLTGDTFTLADALLAADLWWYQMVIVPSLARWPHLQAWVGRCMERPAFKRVSAG; encoded by the coding sequence ATGGCCATCACGTTTTATTACTCGCCGTACTCCAGCGCGGTTCGCACGCATTGGGCGCTCGAGGAGCTCGGCATCCCGTACGAGGGGATCCGGCTGGATCTGAAGGCGGGCGATCAGAAGAAGCCCGAGCTCCTGAAGCTGAACCCGAACGGCAAGGTCCCGACGCTCGTCGTCGACGACGTGCCCTATTTCGAGTCCGCGGCGATCAACATTCTCCTCGGAGAGAAATACGGCGTGGACAAGGGCCTCTGGCCCAAGGCCGGCACGCCCGCGCACGGGCGCGCGATGTCGTGGACGGTGTGGGCCGCGGCGTCGCTGCTCTCGGCCGGGACGCGGGTCATGTACAATACGTCGCCGGAGGCCCCGGAAGAGCAAAAGAATGCGGCGCAGGGCGAGGCCGCGCGCAAAGAGTTCGACGGGCTGCTCGACCTGCTCGACGCCGAGCTCAAGGACAAACCCTACCTGACCGGGGATACGTTCACGCTGGCGGACGCGCTCCTCGCGGCCGATCTGTGGTGGTACCAGATGGTGATCGTGCCCTCGCTGGCCCGCTGGCCCCACCTGCAGGCGTGGGTGGGCCGCTGCATGGAGCGGCCGGCCTTCAAGCGCGTCTCGGCGGGCTGA